The segment ATTCAATTGTGGTATTGCCACAGTACGACGTCTTGGCGCAAATGGGCGAGACGTACCATGGTCCGTGGGCGCTCTTATTGCACGGTGTTGCTGCGCCACCGTTCATCTTCGCGCTTTTGGGTATTGCTGTGGCGTGGTATTGCTACATCAAGCGTCCGGACATTCCGAAACTCATCGCGGAGCGGACCAGGATCCTTTATGACGCCCTTGTTCGCAAGTACGGCTTTGATGAATTTTACGAGTTTTTCTTGGCTGGCGGTGCGCGCAATATCGGTAACGTGTTATGGCGTGTGGGTGACGTCATGTTGATTGACGGATTGGCTGTCAATGGGTCGGCGCAAGCTGTCGGCTGGTTCTCCAGCATCGTGCGGCAGATCCAATCCGGCTTCTTATATCGCTATGCGTTTGCGATGATCATCGGTTTGCTGTTGTTGCTTGTGATATTCGTCGATCGGATCCTATAGGCAGCAGACACCGAATGTTTTCCAATGTACCCCTGCTAAGCTTGGTTATCTGGACGCCCATTCTCGGCGGCGTCTGGGCGTTACTCGCTGGGGAAGAACAAAAACATACCGCGAAGTTACTTGGTCTTGTCGTGTCCCTGGCTACATTTGCCCTCTGTATCCCACTCTATATTGGATTCGATACCAGTACCCATGAAATGCAATTTGTGGAGTACGCGCCGTGGATCACGACATTTAACATCAACTACCACTTGGGTATAGATGGTATTTCTTTACTGTTAATCCTGCTCACGGCATTTACGACGGTGTTCGCCATGCTCGCTGGGTGGGAGGCGATTGATTACAGGATCTCGCAATACATGGCGGCGTTTCTGATCCTAGAAGGCCTCATGAACGGTGTCTTCGCTTCACTCGATTCGATCCTTTTTTATGTATATTGGGAGGCGATGCTGATCCCGATGTTTCTCATTATTGGCATTTGGGGTGGCCCACGTCGTGTCTATGCCACCATCAAGTTCTTTTTATACACATTTCTCGGCTCCGTATTCATGTTGGTGGCACTCTTGTATCTCTATTTCCAAGCCGGCACCTTTGAGATTTTAGCGCTGTATGATCTGCCACTGGATCTAACCACGCAGAAACTCTTATTTATCGCTTTTCTGTTGGCCTTTGCCGTGAAGGTGCCGATGTGGCCCGTACACACCTGGTTGCCAGACGCCCATGTCGAGGCCCCAACCGGCGGGTCGGTCATTCTGGCCGCCATCATGTTGAAGATGGGCGCTTATGGATTCCTGCGATTTAGCCTGCCGATTGTTCCGGCCGGCAGCGAAGCATTCGACTGGTTGATGATCAGCTTGTCTTTGATTGCGATCGTCTATATTGGCTTCGTCGCCTTAGTCCAGCAAGACATGAAAAAATTGATCGCCTATTCGTCAATTGCGCATATGGGTTTTGTCACCCTTGGCTTTTTTATTGTTTTCCAGATCATTGACAATACGGGATCAGTCGAGAATGCAACGATGGGTATGGAGGGAGGGCTCATGCAGATGATCTCGCATGGATTCATCTCTGGCGCCCTGTTCCTTTGTGTCGGCGTTATGTATGACCGACTACACAGCCGCGAGATCAAAGACTATGGCGGTGTAGTGAATACCATGCCGCGTTTCGCCGCCTTTATGATGTTGTTTGCTATGGCGAACGCGGCTTTGCCCGGTACGTCAGGCTTTGTCGGCGAGTTTCTTGTCATCCTGAGCAGCTTCGAGGCGAATATCTGGTATGCGGTACTAGCCGCAACCATGCTGGTGTTGGGGGCTGCATACACGTTGTGGATGTATAAACGTGTCATCTTCGGTGATGTCACCAGCGATGCTGTAGCAAAACTTAAGGATCTCAACGTTCGAGAGACGTTTATCTTGGGCGCTGTCGCTACCGCTGTGCTGCTATTTGGCGTCTGGCCGGCACCACTTTTTGATGTGATGGGGCCTACGATTGAACACCTGCTGCAACACATCGCGCAGTCCAAGGGAGTATAGGTGCATTGGACGTCATTCTAGACTTCGTGCCCGCAGCTCCTGAGATCTTCGTGCTCACCATGGCATGCGTAGTGCTCATTGTGGAGGCTTACCATAATCAACCGTCGCATGCGTTGGTATATTGGTTGGCGCAAGGCACGCTGGTGGGTGCTGCCCTGCTCACCATTTACCTGCGTCCAGAGCACACCGTTCTTGCGTTTAATGATGTTTTTGTGAGCGATCCGATGAGCGCTGTCCTCAAGATTTTCGTTTTCCTGGTGACATTCGTGGTGTTTCTGTACTCACGTGACTATTTGAGAGAACACGATCTTCCTAAGGGAGAATACTTTGTCTTGGGTCTGTTCGCGGTCTTGGGGATGATGGTGCTCATTTCAGCACATAATCTCCTGACGATCTATCTTGGCCTTGAATTGTTATCGTTATCGCTGTATGCCATGGTGGCACTGGATAGAGATTCAGGAACCGCGTCTGAGGCCGCCATGAAATACTTTGTACTCAGCGCGCTGGCGTCGGGCATGCTGCTCTACGGCATCTCTATTCTTTATGGGGTCACAGGGGATCTCGACTTGGCCGGCGTGTCTTCAACCATCAGCGAGCATACCGAGCCGAATGTCCTACTGGTATTTGGCCTGGTCTTCGTGATTGTGGGCATAGCCTTTAAGCTTGGGGCTGTTCCCTTCCATATGTGGATACCCGACGTCTATGAGGGTGCGCCCACCTCTGTCACGCTATTTATTAGCACGGCACCCAAGCTTGCCGCATTTGCCATGGCTATCCGCCTGCTCGTGGACGGTCTCGGCGGCTTGATCGGCAGTTGGCAAGATATGCTCATTATTCTTGCGTTTTTGTCCATGGCAGCGGGAAACATCATTGCCATTGCCCAATCCAATATCAAGCGCATGCTAGCGTACTCGACTATTGGACACATTGGTTTTCTCTTGCTTGGCATTCTTTCGGGTACGGTAGCCGGTTATGCAAGTTCCATGTTTTACGTCATTGTTTATGCTGTAATGACCACGGCTGCGTTTGGCATGGTTATCCTTTTAAGTAGAAGGGGTTTTGAATCCGATCGCTTGGACGACTTCAAGGGTCTTGCTCAGCAGAGTCCGTGGTATGCCTTTATTATGCTGATCGTGATGTTTTCCTTGGCTGGCATGCCTCCGTTTGTTGGCTTCTGGGCTAAATGGTTCGTTTTAAAAGAGGTTATTGACGCCGGGATCGTTTGGCTCGCTGCATTTGCAGTGCTATTCGCTGTCATTGGGGCCTTTTACTATCTGCGCATTGTTAAGTTGATGTACTTTGATAGGACGGACGAGAGTCGTTCGATTACTTCATCGCGTGAAATGCGAGTTGTTATTAGCGTAAACGGCCTTGCCATCCTTGCGCTTGGGCTTGCACCAGGATCGCTGATGTCCTTGTGCGTTGCGGCGCTGGGCGCATGAGATTAATGTCTACTCATATTGCTGCCTGGGTACTTGTCCTCGTTGCTTTTTTTGCCGCGAATATTCCGTGGGTTAGTGATCGATTTCTGTTTTTCTTCAAGCCTGCGGGGAAAGGAAAGCGGGCATGGATGCGCCTCTTAGAATGGTTATTGCTGTATTTTCTGGTGGGCCTATTTGCGTTGGGGCTTGAAAAGAAGGTGATAGGCGAATTGCATTTGCAGGATTGGGAGTTTTATGCCGTGACATTTTTCCTTTTCCTGGTGTTTGCTTTTCCTGGATTTATCTACCGGCATGACCTGAAAAAACATTTAGATCGTCGTTAGTTGAGAAAACAGTCCGTAACTTCTCAGTTAACAGTTGAACTTCACCTGTCGCAGATGATCGAGCCCAGCCGCTGTCCGCATTGAACTACCGTCCCAGGCTGACAGTGGCGTAACCACTCAACACATCCAGGCGTGTGTAGAAGAATTACCGTCGAGCCCATATTAAACCGACCCATTTCTGCACCCCGTTTAAGCGCAATGGGCCCTCCAGGCAATTCATCGGAATTCCAGATTGTGATCCGACGGCGCCAGCGGGGAGTGATGCGTCCTGCCCAAGTCGTCTCAACACTGCCTACGAATAAAGCACCTACGAGAATAACGGCAGTTGGCCCCGCTTGTGTGTCAAATATGGAAATAACACGTTCGTTGCGCGCGAACAGTCCATTGACGATTGCCATCGTTCGCGGATTAACGGCGAAAAGGCGCCCGGGAACGTACACCATTTTAGTCAGTTGACCATCTATTGGCATATGAATTCTGTGGTAATTCTTAGGCGGCAGATAAAGCGTCGCGAAGGCACCGTCAGAAAATAAGCGTGCGAGGGATGTATCCCCCCCAAGCAGTGCCCCGAGGCTATAGGTATGGCCCTTCGCCTGGAACAACTGACCGTCCTTTACGTAACCAACCTGACTAAACGTTCCATCGATTGGGCTGGTAATGGCATCTTCGTCGTTGCAGATAGAACGCGTCCCATTACGCAGCGCCCGCGTGAAGAAGCTATTAAAATCTGGATACGCAAGCGGACTACCGTGCTCTGCAATACTCATGTCGACACCATAGCGGCGAATAAACCATCTGATTAACCAGTTTTTCCATGGCCGGAGTTTCAGGCGTGTCGCGAAATACACTAAGCGTGATGCGAGATGCTGAGGCAAGATATATTGTGGCAGCGTCAAGAGGTAGTCTCCGAGACTGGGAGACGGGTCCTCCGCTGGCTGGGCTGCTCGATTACGCGCCGACAAAGTGATCAATACTTATGTTGATATGGGTCATGGGCCAAGGCGGTACGCACTATTACTGTCAGGGCGTAGGTTGAACCGTCTTCGAATTGGAGCTCAAGTTCTACCGTTGCCCCGGCGCGTAGTGGTCCTTTCGGGCCGATGAGCATCAAATGATAATCCCCGGGTGAGAATACCATGCGGCTCAATGGCGAGAGGGTAATCACTTTCTGCGGATGCATTCGTGCAATCCCGTTTTCCATTCCGGTTCGGTGAATCTCAATTCGTTCAAAGGAAGGGCTGTCTGCGCCGATAAGTTTTAGTGTTGTATTTGTTTGATTTTCGATGTCGAGATAGGCAGCCAGTACAGTGGCCGTCGGCGGGCCTTCACGTATCCAGGCATCATGCACCTTGATGGCAGTCTCTGCCACTGAGCTTGAACTTATGCAACTCAACAATGCGCCAAAGAACATAGTTAGAAAACGTGTGGGCAAGATCATGTTTGACTTTCGACAAAATCGCGGATATCGATAAACCGGGTAGCCATCTGTTTGGCATCATGCGGTGGAGAAAAGATCGCAACCAGACGTCCTAAAGGATCGATGAGAAATACAGCTGCCGTATGATCTACCAAGTAGTTCTCGGAATCATCTGGCTCGGTTCGCAGATATAGGATACCCAGTTGCCGAGTCAACCCAGAAAGCTCTTGCTCATTTCCGCTCAGGCCTAAAAACGCTGCATTAAAATAGTTAACATAATTTCCAAGCTGCTCCGGGGTATCCCGCTCGGGATCGACGGATACGAATATAAATTGCAAATCGCCGCTCGAAGAGGGGTGTTCGATAAGCTCGTTATGGACCGAATCGAACACAGCAAGGGTAATGGGGCATATGTCCGGACAATGAGTATATCCAAAGAACACAAATGACCACGTGCCTTTTAGTTTTTCCAGATCGAAACGGCTGCCACGTTGGTCGATGAGGGTGAACGGGGTGAGCAATTTTGGCTGGGGCCACAGTAGTCCTTTGATACCCGGCGGCTCTGAAATCCTTAAAACGTTGCTCTGCATGGATAAAAAAAGCCCTAGCCCGAGTCCTAGCGCGACCAGGCCTCCAAGAAAAGTCACTATGATGATCGAACGCTGACTTATCACGGCGCGATTATACCTGATCCGATCCACGTTGCCTTGGCGCATGTGCGTGGCTGATCACCGGTTACGGAATTAAGGTTGTAACTGTTTGATCGATGTGGCACCTTCTACCCACAATATTAAATTTTTAGTAATATGGCGAGAATAATGTCCCAGTCCGTCCCTGAAAAGCTTGGTAAATACGAGGTCACTAAACAGATTGGCCGCGGCAATATGGGCGTCGTGTATCTCGGGCACGACCCCTTCGCTGACCGCCCTGTTGCAGTCAAGGTTGCGGTTTCAGACAAGCTAAAAAACAAAGCGGCACGGGCACGCTTCCGGAAAATGTTCTTGAATGAAGCGCATATTACCGGGTTGCTTAAGAATCCGAATATTGTTGCAGTTTACGATGCGGGCGTGGAGGGGGATATTTGCTATTTGGTAATGGAATACATACCTGGCGGCATCACTTTGAAGACCTATTGCCAGCCAGACAACCTGCTTCCCATCGAAAAAGTTGTTGAAATAATATTCAAATGTGCAAAGTCACTTGATTATGCACACCGAGAGGGCGTAGTCCATCGCGATATTAAACCTACCAACATTCTGGTGACCGAAGACCATGACGTGAAAATTAGCGATTTCAGCGTTGCACACATTGTCACGCCGGATATGTCAAATACGATGCCTATGGGATTTGTCGGCTCGCCCCGATACATGTCGCCGGAGCACGTTCAAGAGGATTACATCACGAATCAGAGCGACCTATTCTCGTTAGGTATTGTGATGTATGAAATGCTGACCGGCCAGCATCCGTTCGCTGCCGAGACCTTCTCTCAGCTTATTCATAGGATTATCAATGAGGATCCCGTGCCGATGAAGGTTCATCGGGCTGACATTCCGGACGTACTGGAGCAAATCGTCAGCCATGCGTTAGAGAAGAATCCTGAGAAGCGTTATAAGATGGGGTTAAATCTAGCAGCAGATCTTAGCTTAGTGTTTGATCAGCTTGAGTATCCAAGGGCAGAAATTCCTGAATCTGAAAAAATTAATATCATTCGGCAACTTGATTTCTTCCAACAATTCCCGGAGGCTGAAATCCGGGAGATTGTAAAGGCTAGTTCGTGGCATGAACACGAACCAGGGGACAAGATTATTAAAGCTGGAGAAATCGAGGACTCGTTCTATATCATTGCCTCAGGCGAGGTTGAAGTTAGGAAAGGGCGCAAGTGTATTAGCACTCTGAAAGGAGGGGATTGCTTTGGTGAGATGGCGTACATCACCAGGAGCAAGCGTACAGCCACCATTATTGCTAAGAGCTATGTGACTTTAATGAAGATTAACGCAACACTCATTGAACAGGTATCAATTGACTGCCAGTTGCGGTTTAGCAAAGTCTTTCTTCGCACCTTAGTTGAACGACTGGCCGAGACAACGGAGATGGTTGGCCGCGAAGCGTAGTGTAAATACCGATTTCGGTTTGTGAGCTAACTTTTAGACCGGTTCAGCGGTACGTTTGTAATGGGCGATTAGTCCTTTGGTTGAAGTGTCATGAGGCCCAGTACTTCCGGCGCCCTGTATCTCTTTCAATATCCCGCTAGCCAGTTGCTTAGTTCCTTGTATCGGGCGTTATCCGATTCTTGGAATAGTCCAGCAAAAGACCCTCAAATGTGACAGAGAATCGCTGGAAACGATCAGAATCTTCCCTGAAGAGATCGCGCATGTGCAGGTCTGCGATGTGGCGGTAGTGGCTTTCTAAGGCGTTCCAGGTGCGGGACGATGGGTGTTTTTTCGATGTTGGGTTAATGATTGTCCGTTGCTCCTGTCCCAGGGTGTGCGTGCACCCGCTTCTATCAATTTATTATCATGAAATTAGGCGCATGTCAGGATCAGCAAGGGCCCAATCAGGAGACCGCCTGAGGGTACCGAAGAAGCTGGATTAAGGCTAATTTGTGCTCGCGCGCGCGACGAAGTGCTGGTAAATGGCCACCAGTTCCTCAGGCTGGAAGCCGACGATGACGATTTCCTGTCCAGGATAGATCAAGTCCGGGTTTCTTCCCATGCGCCCTTGGTCAACGTTATAGACGTAAGACTCCCGGGTTTTTCTATCGATTGAACGCCCAAGAAACGAACTGGATTTATCGGGTAATCTTTCATCAGCATCCTGCGGAATTTCCACCTGATAAGTACTGATATCCGCGCCGCGTCGAATAGCGATTCCTCTTGCAAAATTATTGACCAGCGCGTGATGCAAAATTCCCCACATCCCCTGATCATCCGAATTGCTCACACTACGGACGTAGAATATGGTGTTCCCGTCGACGAGTGGCTCGCCCATTAGCAGTTCGCCAACCGTGGTTGTCTCTAAGCGATACGGCTTTCGAATAATCTTGATCTCAGGCTGAGCCATTAATAACTCGTCACTTCTCAGCTCTCCAACAGTGGTGACCTCAAGGGTTTCAACTTTTTTAACTATGCTAATTGGGGCATCAGGCGTGTCTGCATAGTCTTCTAAAACCTCTCTGACAGTAGTTTCTTTAATTTTGCCGTCTTTTAATATCTTTATTGGCTGATCCAGATCAGCGCCAGCCTCTGCCGCTAGCTGTTCAGGCGAACTGATTTCGATCTGTTCGGTTTCTCTAATGACTGTTATAGGTGTATCTGCTGTTAAGGAAGGATCTGCTGCGATTTCTGCTGGTACCACGACCTCAACGCTTTCTCTGGGAAACATAGATATCGGCTGATCCTGGGTTACGAAGTCATCCGCGCTTTGGGCGGCAAGAGGGGTTGTATTTTCTTCCGTAATTTCTTGGATGTATTCTTTTGCTTCTTTTTCCAGAGTCAGATCGATGCCTGAAGGCCGCCTCAGGTCGTGGGAACGGTCTTTCACCGTCCGTCCCGGTCTATCGAGCGCCGACTGATAACTGTCATGAGACCAAGGGAAGGGAGCGTCGCGGTAAACGTAGACTAAGCCCGAGACTACCACCACGATAAGAACAACGGCGATTACAGTATTGGTCGATTGCATATCAGATCAGACCGAGAAACTGCGAGAAACGCCTCAACTTCATATAAATCATGTAATCTCTACGAAACTGAGATGTTTTCAGGCCCAAAATGCAATGCCGCCCAGAACTCCTTGTTGAGATGACGTCAAACTCAACCCGCGATGTAGTTCTCGAGTTGCTGGATCATAAATTCCTTTTCAGAAATAATATTTTTCACGACATCCATGACAGACAGTACGCCAATTGGTTTTCCATTTTCCGTGACAGGAAGGTGCCGGACATGGTTTGTGGACATTAAAACCATACATTCTTCGATGGTTTGGTCCGCACTAACATCAACAACTTTCTCCGTCATGATTTCCCTTACTTGGGTGGTACGCGATGAACGATTGTTTAAGACGATTTTTCTTGTGTAATCACGTTCGGAAATGATGCCTACTAACTTGCCTGCTTCCATAACTAGTAATGCACCGACTTGGTTGTCTGACATCAATTTAATGGCTTCAAAGACCGTAGCGTCAGGCGAGATGTAACAGATCTGGTAGCCTTTCAGCTCCAATAGCTGGCGTGCTGTCGTCATCATGGCCCTCCTCCGTTGCTCGGATTCAGCGGGTAAACCAAAAAGGGGAAGGTTCTTTATTATTGGAACCCGGAAATCCAATGGATAGTTTGGCACCGTTAAACGGTGATCACAACCAGTGGGTTGGGTACCACGTGCAGTGCCGAACAAAGCGATATTTTGCTGCGTTTTGTACTAGCGAGTCCTACTTAAATAGTGGTGATCCGCATCGGCCCCGTATCGCCCTGGCATGAACCGCTGGCTTCCCTGCGTGGCCGTAGTAAACTGTTATATTTAGCGTATTTACAGTAATATGGTTATAAAGAGGGTCAACAGCCCGCGCATTTGGGGGAACTGTCTTAACAAACAGTGCGCCTGGGCGGGAAGCCCATCAGACTGCATCTAGCCAGATAGTGATGGAAGAACCGGTACCAACAAGACTCGGTAAGTATGAGGTCGCCGAGGAATTAAACCGCGGCAGCATGGGGATCGTGTATCTCGGGTATGACCCTTATGCAGACCGACCCGTCGCCATTAAGGTCGCACTGTCAGAATCACTCAATGACAAGGAATCAGGTGCCCAGTATCGCAAAATGTTCTTCAATGAGGCCCATACAGCTGGGATGCTGACACATCCGAATATCATTAGCGTTCAAGACGCTGGCGTTGATGGGGAGCACTGTTACATCATTATGGAATATGTAGTTGGTGGGGCTACTTTGAAGCCCTATTGCAAGCAGGATAATCTCTTTCCCATAGAAAAAGTTGTGGAGATCATTTTCAAATGCGCCAAGGCACTGGACTATGCGCACCGGGAAGGTGTAATCCACCGCGATATCAAGCCATCTAACATCCTATTTACTGACGATGAAGACGTGAAGATTGGCGATTTCAGCATCGCACACATTACAAAAACTGACGTCACACAGACAATGCCCATCGGTATGGTAGGTTCACCGCGCTATATGTCACCTGAGCAGCTTAAGGAGGATTATATTAGTAACCGGACGGATTTGTTCTCGCTTGGGATTGTGATGTACGAGTTGCTGACGGGAAAGCATCCTTTTCAAGCCGACAAGTTTTCGCGGCTGGTCCATAAGATCCTCAATGAAGAAGCGCCACCGATGAAAAACTTTCGCGCCGACATTCCGGAAGTGCTTCAGAAGATTGTTCAAAAGACGATGCAGAAAGATCCGGATGATCGCTACCAGATGGGCTTGGAGTTGGCGAGCGACTTAAGCAAAGCATTCAAACATCTGGAAGGTCCGAAAGAAGACGTTTCTGCCCAGGAAAAATTTAACGCTCTCAAACAGCTCGATTTTTTCCAAGGGTTTCAGGATACTGAGATTTGGGAGATTCTTCGAGCCAGCGAGTGGCAAGACTACAAACACGGGGAGGAGGTCATCCTAGAAGGGGATATTGACGACTCGTTTTATATCATCGTATTTGGCACCGTTGCTGTAATGAAGGGCGACAAACGCATCAGAACCCTAAGCGACGGCGACTGTTTTGGTGAGATGGGCTATCTCACCAAAAGTAAGCGTACGGCGACCATCGCTGCTGAAGGGGAAGCATCATTGTTAAAGGTCAAGTCTACCGTGATCTCCCAGGTCTCTCTCGATTGCCAATTGCGCTTCCTCAAGGTATTTCTGAGGACACTGATTCAGCGTTTATCTGTTACTACCCAGAAGGTTTCCCAGACCAGCTTATAGTGCGCCTTTGCAGAGCTTATGTACTTGCTGGTGCTTCAAGGTAAGCCAGCAAACCAATAAACGCCGGGTACGGCTCCACGACCAGAAACGTAGGGATGGCGTTGAGATATGATCGGTAACGGCCCTTTTCAATGAAACGCTCACGAAACCGAGAGTGTTGAAGTGCATCGGGCATCGTGGGCAATATTCCACCCGCTAAATATATCCCGCCACGCGCACCAAGCGTTAGCGCGAGGTTCCCCGCGACGGTCCCCAGCATAGCGAAGTACATACTAAGCGCGTTCACTGCAACGGAGTCTTTTTCGTGAATCGCCCGCTGGGATATTTCCTCAGAAGAGCCGGATTGGGCCTCTTGGCCTGTGATCTGGGCCAATGTTTTGTACAGCTCAGCGAGACCAGGTCCTGAAAGGATACGTTCTGCTGAGGCATGACCGAATCGTTCGCGTACTCGATCAAGTACCCGGCTTTCCTCCTCTGTTGCCGCTGCCAAGGTGACATGTCCGCCCTCGGCCAGTAGAGGGGCCCAGCCGTCACCGCATGGGATGAGGCCTGATACGCCAAGCCCCGTCCCGGGTCCGATCACACCGATGGGTGCCCTAGCTCGCCCAGCCCCTGCTCCAATTTGTATCGTGTCCCCAGGTCCCATTCGAGGGATAGCCAACGCAATGGCCGTGAAGTCGTTGATACAGTAAAGCGCGTCCAGTCCCAGCTGCTTGCAAAGCCTGGATAAGGAGAATTCCCAACCGCAGTTAGTCATCCGAATCTTGTCGCCGTCGACCGGGCTTGCTACAGCAAAGGCACCCGTCTGTGGGCGTTCTGCATCAGGCAGTTGCTGTAAGAATGATTCGACCAGTGACGCAAGATCTGGGAAACGCGCATTGTCGAATGTTTCTGTATGGGCAAAGCCCTTGGGGACTCGTGCCAATGTTAATCGCGTGTGGGTCCCGCCAATGTCGGCGAGGAGGCGGGGGGCGGTACCTGCAGGCTGCATTAATCTTCAAGAAACTCTTTTTAGCTTTCGGTGAGTTTCCAAGAGGCCCCTAAGGAAGCCGTCGCGCCATGCATTAATGTCGTTTTTGCGCAGGATCGTCATCATGTGTTGCCAGCGTTCGGTGCGCTCGTTCAGTGGCATGGAGATTGCGTATTGCATGCCTTCAGCGATGCCATCAATGTCGTATGGGTTAACGAACACCGCGGAATCGAGCTCCTGAGCCGCGCCGGCAAGTTGTGACAAGAGCAGCACACCAGGATCGTCGGGATCTTGGGCTGCAATAAACTCCTTGGCGACTAGGTTCATACCGTCTCTTAGGGGTGTGACGACACCAACGTGGCCGATTGATAAAAAGCCCATGACGGAAGCACGTGAAAAGCCTTTATTAATATGACGAATGGGGGTCCAGTCGTATTCGGCGAAACGCCCATTAATTTGACCTACCACTGTGGCTAGCGATCGGCGGATTTCCTTGTATTCGGGGACGTCAGTTCGTGAAGGCGCTGCGATCTGCATGAATACCACCTTGCCCTGGTTGTCCGGGTAACATTCCAGCAGCCGTCCGAATGCCTGAAACCGTTCCGTAAGGCCCTTACTATAGTCCAATCGATCGACCCCGATGAACAATTGACGGCCACCTAGACTGTCTCGCAATTTCTGGGTCTTTTTTGCCTGCCGGCCTTTGGCTGCCATTGCCACGACCTCATCCACGTCGATCCCAATTGGAAAAACATCGGCACGTAAGTGCCGGCCCCAAGCTGTTATCATTTCGCCTCTTTGCGCCTTTCGGCCGATTGCATGCTCAATAGAATCAACGAAGGAACGACGATCATAAGTGGTCTGAAATCCGACCAGATCGTATGCGCACAGATATCTGAGCAAGCGCTCGTAAACCGGTAACGCCCGTAAGACATCAAGGGGCGGAAACGGGATATGTAAGAAGAAGCCGATTGGCTGGGTGACGCCCGCCATACGCAGTGCATTGCCTAGCGGTATCAAATGATAGTCGTGAATCCATAAAATATCATTTGGCTCTAATAAGGGTAGAAGCTTACGGGCGAAGAGCTTATTGA is part of the Gammaproteobacteria bacterium genome and harbors:
- a CDS encoding serine/threonine-protein kinase, with protein sequence MSQSVPEKLGKYEVTKQIGRGNMGVVYLGHDPFADRPVAVKVAVSDKLKNKAARARFRKMFLNEAHITGLLKNPNIVAVYDAGVEGDICYLVMEYIPGGITLKTYCQPDNLLPIEKVVEIIFKCAKSLDYAHREGVVHRDIKPTNILVTEDHDVKISDFSVAHIVTPDMSNTMPMGFVGSPRYMSPEHVQEDYITNQSDLFSLGIVMYEMLTGQHPFAAETFSQLIHRIINEDPVPMKVHRADIPDVLEQIVSHALEKNPEKRYKMGLNLAADLSLVFDQLEYPRAEIPESEKINIIRQLDFFQQFPEAEIREIVKASSWHEHEPGDKIIKAGEIEDSFYIIASGEVEVRKGRKCISTLKGGDCFGEMAYITRSKRTATIIAKSYVTLMKINATLIEQVSIDCQLRFSKVFLRTLVERLAETTEMVGREA
- a CDS encoding CBS domain-containing protein, whose translation is MTTARQLLELKGYQICYISPDATVFEAIKLMSDNQVGALLVMEAGKLVGIISERDYTRKIVLNNRSSRTTQVREIMTEKVVDVSADQTIEECMVLMSTNHVRHLPVTENGKPIGVLSVMDVVKNIISEKEFMIQQLENYIAG
- a CDS encoding serine/threonine-protein kinase gives rise to the protein MEEPVPTRLGKYEVAEELNRGSMGIVYLGYDPYADRPVAIKVALSESLNDKESGAQYRKMFFNEAHTAGMLTHPNIISVQDAGVDGEHCYIIMEYVVGGATLKPYCKQDNLFPIEKVVEIIFKCAKALDYAHREGVIHRDIKPSNILFTDDEDVKIGDFSIAHITKTDVTQTMPIGMVGSPRYMSPEQLKEDYISNRTDLFSLGIVMYELLTGKHPFQADKFSRLVHKILNEEAPPMKNFRADIPEVLQKIVQKTMQKDPDDRYQMGLELASDLSKAFKHLEGPKEDVSAQEKFNALKQLDFFQGFQDTEIWEILRASEWQDYKHGEEVILEGDIDDSFYIIVFGTVAVMKGDKRIRTLSDGDCFGEMGYLTKSKRTATIAAEGEASLLKVKSTVISQVSLDCQLRFLKVFLRTLIQRLSVTTQKVSQTSL
- the glk gene encoding glucokinase, with translation MQPAGTAPRLLADIGGTHTRLTLARVPKGFAHTETFDNARFPDLASLVESFLQQLPDAERPQTGAFAVASPVDGDKIRMTNCGWEFSLSRLCKQLGLDALYCINDFTAIALAIPRMGPGDTIQIGAGAGRARAPIGVIGPGTGLGVSGLIPCGDGWAPLLAEGGHVTLAAATEEESRVLDRVRERFGHASAERILSGPGLAELYKTLAQITGQEAQSGSSEEISQRAIHEKDSVAVNALSMYFAMLGTVAGNLALTLGARGGIYLAGGILPTMPDALQHSRFRERFIEKGRYRSYLNAIPTFLVVEPYPAFIGLLAYLEAPAST
- the otsA gene encoding alpha,alpha-trehalose-phosphate synthase (UDP-forming); translation: MSRVIVVSNRVAVPKNNTTALGGLAVGIISALNESAGLWFGWDGTVMDPVSAEVSLVQQNGVTFATIPLSSQDYEQYYMGFSNRMLWPLFHYRLNLVKYRREDFVGYERVNKLFARKLLPLLEPNDILWIHDYHLIPLGNALRMAGVTQPIGFFLHIPFPPLDVLRALPVYERLLRYLCAYDLVGFQTTYDRRSFVDSIEHAIGRKAQRGEMITAWGRHLRADVFPIGIDVDEVVAMAAKGRQAKKTQKLRDSLGGRQLFIGVDRLDYSKGLTERFQAFGRLLECYPDNQGKVVFMQIAAPSRTDVPEYKEIRRSLATVVGQINGRFAEYDWTPIRHINKGFSRASVMGFLSIGHVGVVTPLRDGMNLVAKEFIAAQDPDDPGVLLLSQLAGAAQELDSAVFVNPYDIDGIAEGMQYAISMPLNERTERWQHMMTILRKNDINAWRDGFLRGLLETHRKLKRVS